aaatacaaaaagttttgcaaataaaatgaatgcatttcagTCGATGACAAGGCTAAACATTCACAAATTCAGTGGCGCAAATACATGACACTCGCATCCAGCAGAATACCATCAATTAACaaggaataaaaaaattgtATGATTGTATGAGGTACTGAGATACTCAGTTTTTTACCTACACAGCAGCCGCCCTGGAAAGGCAGTCAGAGTACCAGTGTAGGAAGATAAGCAATGTATGTGTAGGGTGgcagcaaaatgtaatttagCAGTTATGACACTCACCTCTCGGGTCTTGGCGAGAGCACAGAGCGACACTTCAGTTTCCCATCAGAAAGGGCTGTTTGGTGGCAAAGTAacattgtaaaaatattctaaatatcGTGTGCACTTAAGGtgatactgatttttttttttaggtggaCCATTTTAAGTGGctaaattacattttgctgtcTGTCCACAGCAGCACATTGCCTTCATTCTCACTGATACTCCTGTTGCTTCTCCAGACTGGGGATGTGCTGATTGCCATCTACTGTAGGTAATAACACTGACTAAGTACCTCATACAaacctgctttaaaaaaaaaaaacaaaaacaaaaacacacacacacaaactatccATTTAAGATGGAAGTCCTGTAGACTGTGTAAGAAAAGTGGTTAATTGCATTGACTGAAAATAAAGCTCACAAGATCCACATAGTTCAATTTTGGTGATCTCACATTTAAGACTTAAATTAATAAAACCTGAGTACAGACTAAATATGGTGTCAAAACAAACCTGTACGGTGCATTACACTGTTTAGTCTAAAAAAGATCCTTTAACACCCCTGATGTAACAGACTGATGTTTCCATAGCTGTGAGGAGcacattctttcattcttttaaatACGCTTAATCCTGGACAagctgaggaaggagagagagagagacagagacagagagataaggTCATTTTTAATCCTTCAGCAGAGTACATGAGGCATCATTAGCAATGTAAGCACTGTTAAAGTAAGTCCAGGCTTGTCTGTGGTGAACCACAGACAGATGGCTGGAAGTGCCTGAAAACTCCCTCAGCACAGTCATGAGGAAAGCTACTGGCTGATGACAGTTTTAGGAGTGAATCGTGCTGTCCCACAatttaaatgtgacatgttgattggtttggtttaaataaaaaaagaatcacTAGacaatttcactgtttttaaacacattcaACTGGTCCAATTTCATGTCATATCAGCAGAACCTAAAGTCACAGGCAGTCAACACACGCTGTAGTAATCTGCAGGACCATAACAGGGTTCCTTTgcctttttcatttgaaattccactattttctatttttagacCAGTTCTGACATTTGAGTACAAATACCTAAATGtttattacataaataaattatttacataAAATTGCATTTGCATTCTTGCACTTGGCTTACAATTGCGGTCTTCCCCCGATTGGGGAAGACAAAACCAGAATAAAACCAGAATTTGTATTTAGCTCTCTTTGCCAATTAAGAGTCCTTATCCAACAAGGAATTATATTTGGGGACTGTCAGGCCATCACTCAGAAAGCTTGCGTTTATCGCCATTCAGTTCACACTCCTATGCAGAATGTTCCACTGTCAAACATCTCTGTCCaaagaggaaataaacaaattggAGCTACCTATAatattttccttcatcacagtGAATAAACACTTAATTTATTGTTCCACCAacattttcagtctcttttaaaaagtaaaaactgaaaatgagtcAAAAAAAATTTACTTTTTGTCACTGCCTCCATGGAAACAATAATGAGCGCAGCAGAGATTCTGTTTACTTTTCCAATACATTACATCACTGCATAAAAAATGTTGCCATTCAGGTACACGGTCTCTCAAACAGCAGTAAACATTTTGGCTACCTGCTCGAAATGCTACGAAAAACACACGTTTGTAtgatcagtttatttttaggaACTCTATGTTTTGGAAAACAGAATGGGGCAATAATctggaaacacaaatatttgtccatactccccctcccctccacaaTCCAGACCTCAAAATGACTAAAACCAGCTTATATACTTTTCCGTACTGAGTGGGAAACCTGCCCTTCACCTGCACCAAATATAGATGATGAGGTTTTGAAGATTTCATTGACAAGGCATGGATTCTTATAAACTATAAACTCGGTTTGCTACGTGGTGTAACAATGTGATACTCACTCCAACACAGCTGGCGTTTTCTCTGCCTTTGCCCTCACTTGAACTGCTTGGTGCAGGACTCTGCAGTGTgctgttctctttctctgtgactGCCTGGCTTCCCAACACCTTCCTCTGTTGTTAGAAACAAAAAGTCATTACATGGAGATGGACACTATTTGAGAAGCCAAGCCTGTATTAAAGATGCCCTGTAGATTTTTCATTggaaacaaacatgtttctttatctttaatgtttttcatcGAAATGCACTGCATGTCAATAACATATCCATAAGGCCTTGCCAACATATTATGTTGAGTGAATTTGCTTtaccatgaaagaaaaaaatctgagcaAAATATCGCTCAGTAGCATCGCTAGTAATGAAAAGGAAAGTCTAGGGTGCTTTCATAATACACACCTTGATAATTCCACCTAAGGAGCGTGAACGCCAGTGTTTCCTGCTGAACGGCGTCCTTGAGTCAGCTGAAGGTGTCTGCAAAGACTGCTTTTCAAACTGCACATAAAATTATAACACATGTAGGTACTCAGTTGTGAGTAGTGTATATATGTTCTTTTTCCTCACAGCTGACCATACCTGTCTGAtgagtttcttctttttggcaGACTCAGGCATGTTGCTGACCTGCTGGTACAGCTCTCTGAGGGCAGATTCAGTATAACTTTGAGTCTCAGATGACCTGATGCCACTGGTGCCGCAGTCGTCACATCTGGTTGTTCTTATGGAGGGAGAAGGGGACGCAGCTGCTACCATAGGTACGGGCCCATCTTTAGTCCCAGAACAGAGCATCAAGTCATCCTAGAAAGGACAGACATAATATTTAACCAGGTGTTTCGAACTTTGCATTCACACTGAAACCACAAGCTATTTTCAGAGATGTGATAACAAAGAAATGCGCACAACTGAGTCATACACCGCACAAccatatgaaaaacaaagaaatagcTTTAAAATCAGAATACTGCCACAGAAATCAGAAGTTTAAATTTAAGGTTCTTTGAAAATCATTCTATTAAGTGCCCAGTAGCAGAAACCAAGATCAAGAAAATGCAAAGACCAAAAACACTCACTTTTGACTGAAGAGTTTTTGATCCAGTGAAGTATAAGTGAGTATATTCTTTGATATATGCAGGTGccttcagaaaaacaaaacaaaacaaaacatggacaTTAAATCCTCCCATGAATGGTCATTGTGAAGTATTAATAGCATGCCACTGATTAATATGAtagcatttaaaaatacaagGCCTCACTCTCACAGTAAAGTATCTACTTGGAAGAATACATTGTGTGTGCAATAAAGCAGGTGAACAATTCCCGCTATACACATCAGGGTAAATTAATGCAAATGACTAAATATAAACCATTCATCCAGATTTCAAAGGCTGTTGATAGtgtgataaactgaaaaacaaaagcctttATTGATATttctttcaaatgcaaaatatgTATTCTTTCTCCCTACGCCATTTGCATTTCTTGTAACCCTAGCAACATCGCCACCACTtcattcaaagcaaaaaaacacagtagGAAGTGACTGAAGAAACCACAAAACCAGATGGGTGTGATGTAGTGTATATTTATCTGTATATCATATGATATCTAATTAGAAAGCACTGCCTGTGTTCTGTTTTGAGATGACAGTACAGTTATAGACAATATCAACAGATAAATGTAATGCTGTTCCTAttggacaaagaaaaacagagaagcatTTTAGatgtatgttttaatattttgctcACCTTGAACAATTTCTGTGAGTGCCTGATGAGGAATGCTATGCCATTATTTAGTTGTTCGATGTTCCCCTGCAGATCACTTGCTGTCacctgcaaaagaaaaaaaaaaggcaaacacgTTCAATAAAACTATTAAGACGGTGGTGTACATAACTATAACCATAGTGATGATAATTGTAAAGTACTGGAAAAGTAAAAAAGCTGAACATAAGGTTCTTACATTTTTGGGCCAGATGATATGTGGAGCAAACATTTTGGCGAGATTGATAGCTGACATCTTGTTGATGTGTTGATTGCGGGCAGTGTGGTACAGCAGATCAAGCAGCAGTTTCAATAGACTGCGGTTGGCTGGTGGGAGCAACAtgaaaagcagctgaaatgCCTCAATCTGCTGTTCCTTGTCAGGCACATTTGTCTTATCCCCCTTATCATCAAAGCGAGTCAGCTCTGGACACAACAGATAAGAGAAATATTAGAAAACAGCAAAGTtactataatttttttttcttcacttcacatTGATCTGAATGTGACAAGGATTTGTGTGTGAGTCAACAAACACCTCCAATCTTCAAGTGAGCATGATAGTGTCGGTGCGTGAGCAGAGGCTCTGGCAGTTCTCCCAGGTAGGCTTTGAGCAATGTGGCCGCATCATTGGGGTGGAAGTCGCCTGACTCTAGATCCAACTCTGCACCAGCATTCAGCATTTCCCTCAGGGCTGCCTGCCTTAGGCTGTGGCCTGGCACACGGAACAACCCCTCCACATGAAGGTCTGAGGGATGGAGAAAGACagccgggggggggggggggcgatgTGGTGTGTAGGCGGGTAGACACAGAATGAAAGAGACATAGGGAGAGAACGACACAGAAACGAaaggagggaggcagcaggAGTAAAGTGCTTTCAGATAAATTATTGACCAAAGCATTTGCTCCCAGTGTCCACTTTCAGTGAATGACATCATCATTTTCTAGAAATAAACCATGACCTCATGCTAATTCACTGCTCTCCAACTAAGCTaaagaacaaaaagtaaaagttaaagttaaggGTTATTTATGGTAGGttgctttaaaatatatttctgtcaCCTTTAGTGGAGCATAATGTGCACACTGCtatttaaataacacaaatgtCCCAATGTATGTTTTTGACCTATCAACCATGTGTGCACTGACTGATCagctactgtctgtctgtgaggtGTAGATTCACCTGACTCACTACAGTGGACAGGGAAGTAAAATCACAGAATTAAATACACTGTTCATTTCTTCCTGTGGagctgagatgaaaaaaaaatttggtTCAGGAAATATTTACTCAGCTTGGTAAAGGTAATTTGCCTGACCACTGTCATCTCAGCTCCCCCAGAggtgctgctgacagacagctgcttcTGTGGACAGAGACTCTTAACACAGGTCAGAGTCAGTCTGGATCAAATACTATTATCTCCATGGCAATGTAGCTACATTTCTCTATCACACTGCAcgacaaaataataaaatatccaCAACTGAACAAAATTCTGGTGTGCGACATGAAAGAAAGTGTTGAGAGAGAAATTACATGATGAAAACATATAATTTCTGTCAAGCAGCGTTCAGGAAAATTGTCAAACACCCTCACATAAATTAGATGCAGCCTTGAGCCTTCAAATATTCAATTCCCATAAAAGCTAAGGATAAGAACTGATCAGCAATCTGACTAGATATCCCAAGAAATTATTATGGTGTTTAAATTCACACAAGCACTGTCATGGTTagagatttgttttcttcacacatGCAGACCATACATGCACAATGTATGATGGAGTCAGTGCTTTGAAACTGACCTGAAAATAGGAGAACTTATGTAGTTGTAATCATACTCACTTTTACTGAGGTATTCAATAAGCTGATAAATCTGTGCTATTCCTTCTTCGGTTAATGGTGCACCAAAAACGACTCCTTTTTCTGAAAGTCATCAAATGGCACAATAAGACAAACTGGGATTTACTCCTCTAAACCAGTCATTAAATGATTTTAGTGACTGGCTTGGATTCATTTTGTAATCTCTGTCAACTACAAGGACCTGTTTTTACCTGTTACATAAAATGCTGAAACGATTTGTGTTCAGCTTTTAGTCAGGGGGGTCGAGAACTGTTACAAAGTCAAGGTTGGTCTTTAGGAAATTGTGATTGGAATGTTTAAGTAAAGAGCTTAAGGTTACACTAGATATCTGTCATTTTCAAGGTTATTTACCCTCtctaatgaaataaaacacaacacaataaaatattttggcaCATAGCATATTTGTCTAAAACAGCGTCTCAAAGACAGTACGCTAATGGTTAATGGCTCTGTTCCCCTAACCTTTCCGTTTTAGGAAGTTGAAGGAGCGCAGAAAGCCAGTGGCGGGCAGTCTTGGCTCACATTCTCCTGTGAGCTGGGCAAACTCATCCCCTGGAAGGTCTATGAGTCGAGTGATATTGCTGAGTATCAAATCCGTAAAGACCTGGGGATGCTCATGTTTCAGCCTCTCCACAAAAAAGTCTGGGTTAAAGATCACAGGCTGGCTTGCGTTTGGCTTTTCCTGGCTGTTAAAAACGCTGCATTTGGTTCCCCTGTTAAAGACAAAAAGGTTAGCTGGGGTTGAACTCGAGGGGAAATAGTAAAGTTTCGTGCCTTAAATCAAGTAGTTACCGTAAATCAGAAGGTGGCGATATATAACATAAATTAGCGGattaacgttagctaacgttagcatgaCATGTTGGCTACCCCCAACACGTCTGGTAGTTAGTTacaatacatatatatatacatatataatatatatattttattaactCTAATAATCCCCAAAACCTACATTTTATACTGTCgttttaaaacatgttaatttgATGACATACTAAACGAAAAGTAGATACCTTCTGTCCAGTTTGTGATTGTTTTGAGGACCTTGTTCAGCCGCCATTTTCGTTTTAAATCTTCCGCAGTTTCATTTTAGTCCCGCCCACGTGGCCGTGATTGGCTAAAATATACAGACGTCACTACAAGGAGGGTTGATGTTGTACACAGCGCCATAGATTGTATTTGTGCGTTTATGCTAACTATACTATAAAGGGAAATGTTGGTAAC
This region of Scatophagus argus isolate fScaArg1 chromosome 10, fScaArg1.pri, whole genome shotgun sequence genomic DNA includes:
- the LOC124066301 gene encoding rho GTPase-activating protein 19-like; amino-acid sequence: MAAEQGPQNNHKLDRRGTKCSVFNSQEKPNASQPVIFNPDFFVERLKHEHPQVFTDLILSNITRLIDLPGDEFAQLTGECEPRLPATGFLRSFNFLKRKEKGVVFGAPLTEEGIAQIYQLIEYLSKNLHVEGLFRVPGHSLRQAALREMLNAGAELDLESGDFHPNDAATLLKAYLGELPEPLLTHRHYHAHLKIGELTRFDDKGDKTNVPDKEQQIEAFQLLFMLLPPANRSLLKLLLDLLYHTARNQHINKMSAINLAKMFAPHIIWPKNVTASDLQGNIEQLNNGIAFLIRHSQKLFKAPAYIKEYTHLYFTGSKTLQSKDDLMLCSGTKDGPVPMVAAASPSPSIRTTRCDDCGTSGIRSSETQSYTESALRELYQQVSNMPESAKKKKLIRQFEKQSLQTPSADSRTPFSRKHWRSRSLGGIIKRKVLGSQAVTEKENSTLQSPAPSSSSEGKGRENASCVGLVQD